AACAGCCACGCCAGCATCTCGAAGTTGGTGCGGGTGCGGCGCGGGGTCGTCTTGGTGCGCGTGCGGGCCGGCTCGACGACGAACGCGTCGGCGGGGTTGCCGGTGCCGAGGCCCTGGCCGGTGTGGGCCTGGGCGGCGGGAACGACCAGAGTCTCGGAGATCTCGTTGGCCATCGCGGATCAGCCCCCGAACCAGGTGCGAAGAGTGTGCTGCAGAATCGGGTAGAAGGCGCCCGCCATCAGGACGACCCAGACACCCACGACGGACCAGAGCAGCTGCTTCTGGTACTTGGCGCCCTTCGACCAGAAGTCGACCGCCACGACCCGCAGGCCGTTCAGCGCGTGGAACAGGATGGCGGCGGTGAGGCCGTACTCCATCAGGTTCACGATGGGGTTCTTGTACGTCTCGATGACGGTGTCGTAGTCCTGCGGGGACACACGGACCAGCGCGGTGTCGAGGACGTGCGCGAAAAGGAAGAAGAAGATGAGGACGCCGGTGACTCGGTGAGCCACCCAGCTCCACATGCCTTCCCGGCCGCGGTACAGCGTTCCAGCCGGCACGGAAAACCCTCCGGAAGCGATTGGGGGCTCGGCCGGCTTCGGTGTCGGTCAGCCCGGCCGGGTACGGTCCACCGGCCGCGAGCATCCTATCGACGCGCTGTCGGGAAACGCCTCCGGGGGGCTCAGGTGTGATCAATCAGGCACTCACGGCCTAACGGCCCCGGGAACCATGACAGGCTGTGCCCGGGCGATCGCACTGTGGTGTGCGGGCCGTCCGATGCCGCATGCCCGCGCCCACCCGAAGGACCGCCGTGCCCCTCCGCCCGACCGCCCTGCTGTGCTGCGCCGCGCTGCTGGCGGCCGCCGGCTGCACCACCGTCTCCGCCTCCGCGGACCGGGCGGCGAGGCCGGCCGAGCGGGCCCTGGACGCCGCCGGGCTGCGGGCCGCCGCGGTCACCGGCGCCGACCTCGGCGCGGGCTGGACGGTCACCGTGATGACCCCGGAACCGGGGAGCACCGCACCTCAGGCGGCACGCGAGCTCGCCGACGTGCCGGCCTGCCAGCCCGTGCTCGACGCGCTCGCCCCCGCCAAGGGC
This genomic window from Streptomyces sp. TLI_235 contains:
- a CDS encoding succinate dehydrogenase subunit C, whose amino-acid sequence is MPAGTLYRGREGMWSWVAHRVTGVLIFFFLFAHVLDTALVRVSPQDYDTVIETYKNPIVNLMEYGLTAAILFHALNGLRVVAVDFWSKGAKYQKQLLWSVVGVWVVLMAGAFYPILQHTLRTWFGG